The following coding sequences lie in one Takifugu flavidus isolate HTHZ2018 chromosome 4, ASM371156v2, whole genome shotgun sequence genomic window:
- the camk2n1 gene encoding calcium/calmodulin-dependent protein kinase II inhibitor 2-like, whose amino-acid sequence MSEVLPFNEDKMSHYGNEGEEGHLSFTCRLQDTNNFFNGSQNKRPPKLGQIGRSKRVVIEDENGDDEALKNGTEKTPAEA is encoded by the exons ATGTCAGAAGTGCTGCCTTTCAACGAAGACAAAATGAGCCACTATGGAAACGAGGGCGAGGAGGGCCACCTTTCCTTCACCTGTCGTCTTCAAGACACCAACAACTTCTTCAACGGCTCACAGAATAAACGCCCGCCCAAACTCGGACAGATAGGCAGAAGCAAACGGG TTGTAATTGAGGATGAGAATGGCGACGACGAAGCACTGAAAAATGGAACAGAGAAGACCCCGGCGGAGGCTTAG